GGCCACCGCAGCTGACCGATCTGCAGGACACGGCGGAGTTCGAGGCGATGGTCAATCCGCCCTTGGATATTCCGGTCGATTCCGGCCGCCCCGAAGCATCCGCCTCGCTATGGGCGGGCGAGCAGTCTTCGCTGGTCCATGATCGCCGGGCCTCGGTGCGCGGCGACATCCTGACGGTGGTGATCGAGATCGACGACCGCGCCGAGATCAGCAACAGTTCGGGCCGGTCCCGCAAGACGTCGGAAGATCTGTCGATCCCACAATTCGGCGGCATCCCGCAACGGCTTGCACGCAAGCTGCCCGAGGGCGCCAGTTTCGACGACCTGGCCGAAGCGGATGCATCCTCGACCTACAAGGGATCGGGCAATATATCACGGCGTGACAAGCTGACACTGCGCGTGGCGGCCACGGTCGTCTCGACGCTTCCCAATGGCACCCTACAAATCGAGGGAACACAGGAGGTGCGGGTGAACTACGAATTGCGCGAACTGACCGTCAGCGGTTTCGTGCGCCCCGCCGATATTGGCCGCAACAACGAGATCGCCTATGACCGCATCGCCGGTGCCCGCATTGCCTATGGCGGGCGCGGACATATCTCCGACGTGCAGCAGCCCCGCTACGGCCAGCAGATCACCGACATCCTATTGCCATATTGAGGCCCGCGAATGTTGAAGAAAATTTTCATGTTTACCGTGCCGCTTCTTGCCTTTGTCGCCGGTGCGTTCGGTGGAGCGATGTTGAAACCCGACTCGCCCGAAACAGCCCCGCCGGCACATGAAACCGGCCATGACGACATGCCATCGGCAGGGCAGAATGGCAGCGCGGATCACGGTGCGACATCGCATGGCGATGGTCATGACAAGGATGAAGGTCACGGCAAGTCCGGCAAGGGCGACGCGGCCTGGTTCACCTTTTCCAGCCAGTTCTTCGTGCCCCTCGCACGTGAGGGGGACTCGGACGGGATGATGATCCTGACCTTGTCTCTTGAAACAAGCGCTGCCGAGCTCGAAGAGATCGCCAGGCAAGAGCACCGTCTGCGCGACGTCCTCTTGCGACAATTGCTGAT
This region of Paracoccus saliphilus genomic DNA includes:
- the flgH gene encoding flagellar basal body L-ring protein FlgH, translated to MKMRSTYLLCFALALAACNRVEHLGRPPQLTDLQDTAEFEAMVNPPLDIPVDSGRPEASASLWAGEQSSLVHDRRASVRGDILTVVIEIDDRAEISNSSGRSRKTSEDLSIPQFGGIPQRLARKLPEGASFDDLAEADASSTYKGSGNISRRDKLTLRVAATVVSTLPNGTLQIEGTQEVRVNYELRELTVSGFVRPADIGRNNEIAYDRIAGARIAYGGRGHISDVQQPRYGQQITDILLPY
- a CDS encoding flagellar basal body-associated FliL family protein, with product MLKKIFMFTVPLLAFVAGAFGGAMLKPDSPETAPPAHETGHDDMPSAGQNGSADHGATSHGDGHDKDEGHGKSGKGDAAWFTFSSQFFVPLAREGDSDGMMILTLSLETSAAELEEIARQEHRLRDVLLRQLLIVANMGGFDGNFTTEGRLRGLRKTLLEAVQVSVGSKVSGVLIEDIARQSN